Proteins from one uncultured Desulfovibrio sp. genomic window:
- a CDS encoding DUF362 domain-containing protein gives MTVLSRRDFMKGSAMALGSVALNGLAGTTPAAAAQENMAAPASGRATVYYSKECSAAALKKLYALVNGQISGKVAIKVHTGEPNGPNIIPRQWVREFMAGIPQSTIVECNVLYDSPRQTTAGHRKTLETNGWSAFTTVDIMDEDGDTPLPVPGGKWLKEVAVGKHLLRYDSMVVLTHFKGHTMGGFGGSLKNISIGCASGKVGKLQLHQENGVQWSGGPNFMERMVEGGKAITTHFGPHITYINVLRNMSVSCDCEGIHAEPVRLPDLGILASTDLLAIDKASVDMIYALPPAVRAHMVERIESRSGLRQLSYMKEMGMGTDKYELIPL, from the coding sequence ATGACAGTTCTTAGCCGACGGGATTTCATGAAAGGCAGCGCCATGGCGCTGGGAAGCGTGGCCCTGAACGGCCTGGCAGGCACGACGCCGGCCGCCGCCGCACAGGAGAACATGGCCGCCCCGGCTTCGGGCCGGGCCACCGTCTACTACAGCAAGGAATGCAGCGCCGCAGCCCTCAAAAAGCTGTATGCCCTGGTCAACGGGCAGATCAGCGGCAAGGTGGCCATCAAGGTACATACCGGCGAACCCAACGGCCCCAACATCATTCCGCGCCAGTGGGTGCGGGAATTCATGGCCGGCATTCCCCAGTCCACCATTGTGGAATGCAACGTGCTGTACGACAGCCCGCGCCAGACCACGGCAGGCCACCGCAAAACCCTGGAAACCAACGGCTGGTCGGCCTTTACCACCGTAGACATCATGGATGAGGACGGCGACACCCCGCTGCCCGTTCCCGGCGGCAAGTGGCTCAAGGAAGTAGCCGTGGGCAAGCATTTGCTGCGCTATGATTCCATGGTGGTGCTTACGCATTTCAAGGGGCATACCATGGGCGGCTTTGGCGGCTCGCTGAAAAATATCTCCATCGGCTGTGCGTCGGGCAAGGTGGGCAAGCTGCAACTGCACCAGGAAAACGGCGTGCAGTGGTCCGGCGGCCCCAACTTCATGGAACGCATGGTGGAGGGCGGCAAGGCCATCACCACCCATTTCGGCCCGCACATCACCTATATCAATGTGCTGCGGAACATGTCCGTCAGCTGCGACTGCGAGGGCATCCATGCCGAACCGGTGCGCCTGCCCGATCTGGGCATTCTGGCCTCCACCGATCTGCTGGCCATTGACAAGGCCTCGGTAGACATGATCTACGCTCTGCCCCCTGCGGTACGCGCCCACATGGTGGAGCGCATCGAATCCCGTTCCGGCCTGCGCCAGCTTTCCTACATGAAGGAAATGGGCATGGGCACGGACAAGTACGAACTGATACCCCTCTAG
- a CDS encoding flavodoxin family protein: protein MKNVLIISTSLRTGGNSDLLADAFAQGAHEAGHAVEKLSLRDKTIQFCKGCLACQKTQRCVIHDDANSIVQKMKDAQVLVFATPIYYYEMCGQMKTLLDRANPLFSSDYAFRHVYLLASAADSAESAVDGALNGLKGWISCFPKARLAGVVRGVGATDPGDIRTHTAVLDAARTMGSQV, encoded by the coding sequence ATGAAAAACGTACTCATCATTTCCACCAGCCTCCGCACGGGCGGCAATTCTGACCTGCTGGCCGATGCCTTTGCCCAGGGCGCCCACGAGGCGGGCCATGCGGTGGAAAAGCTCTCCCTGCGCGACAAGACCATCCAGTTCTGCAAGGGCTGCCTGGCCTGTCAGAAAACGCAGCGCTGCGTCATCCATGACGATGCCAACAGCATTGTGCAGAAAATGAAGGACGCCCAGGTGCTCGTCTTTGCCACGCCCATTTACTATTATGAAATGTGCGGCCAGATGAAGACCCTGCTGGACCGGGCCAATCCGCTCTTTTCGTCCGACTATGCCTTCCGCCATGTCTACCTGCTGGCCTCAGCGGCGGACAGCGCGGAAAGCGCCGTGGATGGGGCGCTGAACGGCCTGAAAGGCTGGATTTCCTGTTTTCCCAAGGCGCGTCTGGCAGGCGTCGTCCGAGGTGTGGGCGCAACCGATCCGGGAGACATCCGCACCCATACCGCTGTGCTGGATGCGGCCCGCACCATGGGCAGCCAGGTCTAG
- a CDS encoding flavin reductase family protein, whose protein sequence is MQTLSLIEAAALTSPNPLSLVCSRTPAGITNLATVSWWTYLSLAPEIIGFAMMKTSYTGEMVRASREVVLTIPGTPLAKQVMQCGTSTGRTRDKARDFGIDLTDLPDCAIQIPVHSVLAIQASLREFVDVGDHYFYICPVQKVYANPAETPLFAWKGYAKIAAAQLA, encoded by the coding sequence ATGCAGACCCTTTCCCTCATCGAGGCGGCAGCCCTCACCTCTCCCAACCCGCTGTCGCTTGTCTGTTCCCGGACACCTGCCGGCATCACCAATCTTGCCACGGTATCGTGGTGGACCTACCTGAGCCTTGCGCCGGAAATCATCGGCTTTGCCATGATGAAAACCTCCTATACCGGCGAAATGGTGCGGGCCAGCCGGGAGGTGGTGCTCACCATTCCCGGCACGCCCCTGGCAAAGCAGGTCATGCAATGCGGCACCAGCACGGGAAGAACGCGGGACAAGGCCAGGGATTTCGGCATTGACCTTACGGACCTCCCGGACTGCGCCATCCAGATTCCCGTGCACAGCGTGCTGGCCATCCAGGCCAGCCTGCGCGAATTTGTGGATGTGGGCGATCATTACTTCTATATCTGCCCCGTGCAGAAGGTCTACGCCAATCCGGCGGAAACGCCCCTCTTTGCCTGGAAGGGATACGCCAAAATCGCCGCGGCGCAGCTTGCATAG
- a CDS encoding TetR/AcrR family transcriptional regulator, with protein MPSRNTCHSASRGKGRPRAFDRDLALRKALEVFWRHGYAPASVAELCRAMEINPPSLYATFGNKAALFLEALRYYEHTYWDAPARRFLAEPDLTRAVAGFFREAACILLSPETPCGCMVVLAAINIDESETEIIATVRELRQATRQMFTQRLRQAILDGQIPPDTDVPALAGALNTLLEGLSLQARDGLFQSELMAIAAHAVRMLPPAPSRPLPRS; from the coding sequence ATGCCTAGCCGAAACACATGCCATTCCGCCAGCCGCGGCAAGGGCCGCCCCCGCGCCTTTGACCGGGACCTGGCCCTGCGCAAGGCCCTTGAGGTCTTCTGGCGGCACGGCTACGCGCCGGCCTCTGTGGCGGAACTGTGCCGGGCCATGGAAATCAACCCTCCCAGCCTCTACGCCACCTTTGGCAACAAGGCCGCGCTCTTTCTGGAAGCCCTTCGCTATTATGAGCATACCTACTGGGATGCCCCGGCCCGGCGCTTTCTGGCCGAGCCGGACCTGACAAGGGCCGTGGCCGGCTTTTTCCGGGAAGCGGCCTGCATCCTGCTGTCGCCGGAAACGCCCTGCGGCTGCATGGTGGTCCTGGCCGCCATCAATATCGACGAAAGCGAAACGGAGATCATCGCCACGGTGCGCGAGCTGCGCCAGGCAACCCGCCAGATGTTCACGCAGCGGCTCCGGCAGGCCATACTCGACGGACAGATTCCCCCGGATACGGATGTGCCGGCCCTGGCCGGCGCCCTGAATACCCTGCTGGAAGGTCTTTCCCTCCAGGCCAGGGACGGGCTGTTTCAGTCCGAACTGATGGCCATTGCCGCCCACGCCGTGCGCATGCTGCCCCCTGCTCCATCCCGTCCCCTTCCCCGCAGCTGA
- a CDS encoding aldo/keto reductase, with product MSTRRNGTDLRRRELLRAAAILAAAPVLAGGLPATESAAGDAPCLSPAAGTARCPDLPLLTQKRTLGRGAYSMEVSALGFGVMGATYNRGIAPDRKAMIALIRQAAEHGITLFDTAQVYGPLTNEELVGEALAPYRNRVAITTKFGHSIVNGVYQTGRLNSRPENIRRVAEASLRRLRVDAIDLFYQHRFDPEVPIEDVAGTVGDLIRQGKVKRFGLCEVGPETIRRAHAEQPVTAVQSEYHLMWREPETTIFPVLEELGIGFVPYSPLNRGFLGGDMTAHTRFDSGNDNRQTLPRFQPEVLGSNLQFVEVLHRFGRSRGVTCAQLALAWLLRREGVVPIPGTTKLSHLEENIRAVQVAVPPDEWTALEEALSRVPVAGDRYPAEQQRQIQRS from the coding sequence ATGAGCACCAGACGGAACGGAACAGACCTGCGCCGTCGCGAGCTTTTGCGTGCGGCGGCAATCCTGGCGGCAGCGCCTGTGCTGGCAGGCGGGCTGCCCGCCACGGAAAGCGCGGCAGGGGATGCGCCCTGCCTGTCCCCTGCCGCAGGGACGGCACGCTGCCCTGACCTGCCCCTGCTGACGCAAAAGCGCACCCTGGGGCGCGGCGCATACAGCATGGAAGTGTCTGCCCTGGGCTTCGGCGTCATGGGGGCAACCTACAATCGCGGTATTGCCCCGGACAGAAAGGCCATGATTGCGCTGATACGCCAGGCAGCGGAACACGGCATCACCCTGTTTGACACCGCGCAGGTATACGGACCGCTGACCAATGAGGAACTGGTCGGGGAGGCCCTGGCACCCTACCGGAACCGCGTGGCCATCACCACCAAGTTTGGTCACAGCATTGTCAACGGCGTGTACCAGACCGGCAGGCTGAACAGCCGGCCGGAAAATATCCGCCGCGTGGCGGAAGCATCCCTCCGGCGTCTGCGGGTCGATGCCATTGACCTTTTCTATCAGCACCGCTTTGACCCGGAAGTGCCCATAGAGGACGTGGCCGGTACCGTGGGCGATCTCATCCGTCAGGGCAAGGTCAAGCGCTTTGGCCTGTGCGAAGTGGGACCGGAAACCATCCGGCGCGCCCATGCCGAACAGCCCGTCACCGCCGTGCAGAGCGAATATCATCTCATGTGGCGCGAGCCGGAAACCACCATCTTCCCCGTTCTGGAAGAACTGGGCATCGGCTTTGTGCCCTACAGTCCGCTCAACCGGGGCTTTCTGGGCGGGGATATGACCGCCCATACCCGTTTTGACTCCGGCAATGACAATCGCCAGACCCTGCCCCGCTTTCAGCCGGAAGTGCTGGGGAGCAATTTGCAGTTTGTGGAGGTGCTGCACCGCTTCGGCCGGTCCAGGGGAGTCACCTGCGCACAGCTTGCCCTGGCCTGGCTGCTGCGGCGGGAAGGCGTTGTGCCCATTCCTGGCACCACCAAGCTGTCCCATCTGGAGGAAAATATCCGGGCGGTCCAGGTGGCCGTGCCGCCTGACGAGTGGACGGCGCTGGAAGAGGCCCTTTCCCGCGTGCCTGTGGCGGGCGACCGCTACCCCGCCGAGCAGCAGCGGCAGATACAGCGAAGCTAG
- a CDS encoding MBL fold metallo-hydrolase — MMKLRWRRLVLVLLCLLGALALGIRLFLGSLPFGALPDEAEQQRLARSPHYADGAFHNELPTPVLADDSSMAASLLQFLLRKKDHPVPPGPVPTANTPLTTLDRATDSLVWLGHSSFLLQLDGQRILIDPVLSDHASPVSWITRAFPGSNPYTPDQLPDIDVLLISHDHWDHLDYATLRALRPRIRQIVCGLGVGAHLRRWGFAPAQIHEGDWGDALTLGTLTVRITPARHYSGRSLARNASLWAGFVLETPHRRLFYSGDSGYGPHFAELGRRFGPFDCVLLDCGQYDRRWPFIHMTPEETARAAHDLRARSLLPAHAGKFSLAYHSWDDPYRRISAASRGRRWRLLMPRIGEALALDAVTQPRPAADPAAAPVPWWQTLRP, encoded by the coding sequence ATGATGAAACTACGCTGGAGGCGTCTGGTGCTTGTGCTGCTGTGCCTTCTGGGCGCTCTGGCCCTGGGCATCCGCCTGTTTCTGGGCAGTCTTCCCTTTGGCGCGCTGCCGGACGAGGCGGAACAGCAGCGTCTGGCCCGCTCTCCCCACTATGCGGACGGCGCATTCCATAACGAGCTGCCCACCCCCGTTCTTGCGGATGACAGCAGCATGGCGGCTTCCCTGCTGCAATTTCTGCTGCGCAAAAAGGACCACCCCGTGCCGCCGGGGCCGGTGCCGACGGCCAACACGCCCCTGACCACGCTGGACCGCGCAACGGATTCCCTGGTCTGGCTGGGGCATTCCTCCTTTCTGCTCCAGCTGGACGGCCAGCGCATCCTCATTGATCCGGTGCTGAGCGACCATGCCTCGCCCGTTTCCTGGATTACGCGGGCCTTTCCGGGCAGCAATCCCTATACGCCGGACCAGCTGCCGGACATTGACGTATTGCTCATTTCCCACGATCACTGGGATCATCTGGATTATGCCACCCTGCGCGCCCTGCGGCCCCGCATCCGGCAGATAGTCTGCGGGCTGGGCGTGGGGGCGCACCTGCGGCGCTGGGGCTTTGCGCCAGCACAGATTCACGAGGGCGACTGGGGCGATGCGCTGACCCTGGGCACGCTCACTGTCCGCATTACCCCGGCGCGGCACTATTCCGGCCGCTCGCTGGCGCGCAACGCAAGCCTGTGGGCCGGCTTTGTGCTGGAAACGCCGCACCGGCGCCTCTTTTACAGCGGCGACAGCGGCTATGGCCCCCACTTTGCGGAACTGGGCCGCCGCTTCGGCCCCTTTGACTGCGTGCTGCTGGACTGCGGCCAGTATGACCGCCGCTGGCCGTTCATCCACATGACGCCGGAAGAAACGGCCCGCGCCGCCCACGACCTGCGTGCCCGAAGCCTGCTGCCCGCCCATGCCGGCAAGTTTTCCCTTGCCTACCACAGCTGGGACGATCCCTACAGGCGCATCAGCGCCGCCAGCCGTGGCCGCCGCTGGCGCCTGCTCATGCCCCGCATTGGCGAGGCCCTGGCGCTGGATGCGGTCACGCAGCCCCGGCCCGCTGCTGACCCCGCTGCCGCCCCCGTCCCCTGGTGGCAGACCCTGCGGCCCTGA
- a CDS encoding alcohol dehydrogenase catalytic domain-containing protein — protein MKQEMMRAGVLVGPRQIAIRQVPVPAMGPGMVKIRVAACGVCGSDIHMWQAGRGWGPDPAAEFHMGHEFCGVVVDPGDSDFREGERVTFWANLYCGTCDMCLSGREHLCRQVNGTRYIGFVCNGGYAEYFVGRARNAWRLPDAVSDIAASLIDPLMVAYHAVRQSRLKLHDTVLVVGSGIIAQLVGGLAKRAGASVLAMSRIDDRQTGRAREIGDFDMYLDGTAPDRAARMQRASRGGFDVVFEAVGTGESLATCLDGVKPGGEIVLIGNSTTPLVPFALNRAVLHEVRLTGSVSCTRAEFAETIDLIAGGTIDVERYVTDILPLDMLQHALEKQVAPEAGVLKTVIRP, from the coding sequence ATGAAACAGGAAATGATGCGGGCCGGCGTGCTTGTGGGGCCGCGGCAGATTGCCATTCGCCAGGTCCCCGTTCCGGCCATGGGGCCGGGCATGGTGAAGATACGGGTTGCCGCCTGCGGGGTCTGCGGCAGTGATATCCACATGTGGCAGGCAGGCAGGGGCTGGGGGCCTGACCCCGCGGCTGAATTTCACATGGGCCACGAGTTTTGCGGCGTGGTGGTGGACCCCGGCGACAGCGACTTTCGCGAAGGCGAGCGCGTGACCTTCTGGGCCAATCTCTATTGCGGCACGTGTGACATGTGCCTGTCCGGCCGGGAGCATCTCTGCCGTCAGGTGAACGGCACCCGCTATATCGGCTTTGTCTGCAATGGCGGGTATGCGGAATACTTTGTGGGCAGGGCGCGCAATGCCTGGCGGCTGCCGGACGCGGTGTCGGACATTGCCGCCAGCCTCATTGATCCGCTGATGGTGGCCTATCATGCGGTGCGGCAGTCCCGCCTGAAGCTGCACGATACGGTGCTGGTGGTGGGCAGCGGCATCATTGCACAGCTTGTCGGCGGGCTGGCGAAGCGGGCAGGGGCCTCCGTGCTGGCCATGTCCCGGATCGACGACCGGCAGACAGGCCGGGCCAGAGAAATCGGCGATTTTGACATGTACCTTGACGGCACTGCCCCGGACAGGGCCGCGCGGATGCAGCGGGCTTCCCGGGGCGGCTTTGACGTAGTGTTCGAGGCAGTGGGAACCGGGGAATCACTGGCCACCTGCCTGGATGGCGTGAAGCCCGGCGGAGAAATCGTGCTCATCGGCAATTCCACGACGCCCCTGGTGCCCTTTGCCCTGAATCGCGCCGTGCTGCACGAGGTGCGGCTGACGGGCAGCGTGTCCTGCACCCGCGCAGAGTTTGCGGAAACCATTGACCTCATCGCCGGCGGGACCATTGATGTGGAACGCTACGTAACCGATATTCTGCCGCTGGACATGTTGCAGCATGCCCTGGAAAAGCAGGTTGCGCCCGAGGCGGGCGTGCTGAAAACCGTCATCAGGCCATAG
- a CDS encoding restriction endonuclease subunit S encodes MNARQLKNAILQQAIEGRLVPQHPDDEPAAVLLERIRAEKARLVAAGKVRKQKPLPPVSEEEKPFALPNGWEWVRLGEVSRSIHYGFTASATPVGNVKLLRITDIQGDFVDWDAVPFCSVSNDKISNYILDEGDILIARTGGTIGKSFLIDKVVQTAIFASYLIRVTLCDAVSPFFIKYFLGSQLYWNQLMAASMGTGQPNVNGTALAKLYLPLPPLAEQKRIVAKLEELLPDVEAYGQAQEALDALEAALPERLRKSLLQEAMQGRLVPQHPDDEPAAVLLERIRAEKARLVAAGKVRKQKPLPPVSEAEKPFALPNGWEWVRLGEVALYGSGRTVKEGEVVSGWLLELEDIEKDTGNILIRRHIDAKKLGSTKNIFKKGNVLYSKLRPNLNKAVLADCDGYCSSEIIPIDFGKDVYPNFAHLFLLSTFFVEYATKKAYGVKMPRLGTDDAKKALFPLPPLAEQKRIVAKLEELLPLCRGEAQDA; translated from the coding sequence ATGAACGCCCGTCAGCTGAAAAATGCCATTTTGCAGCAGGCCATCGAAGGCCGCCTTGTGCCGCAGCACCCGGACGACGAACCCGCCGCCGTCCTGCTGGAACGTATCCGCGCCGAAAAGGCCCGCCTTGTGGCCGCAGGCAAAGTCAGGAAGCAGAAGCCCCTGCCGCCCGTGAGCGAGGAGGAAAAGCCCTTTGCCCTGCCCAATGGCTGGGAATGGGTGCGGCTGGGGGAGGTGTCCAGAAGCATTCATTACGGATTTACAGCTTCTGCAACTCCTGTAGGAAATGTAAAACTCCTACGGATTACAGATATTCAGGGTGATTTCGTTGATTGGGACGCTGTACCATTTTGCTCGGTAAGTAACGATAAGATATCAAACTATATTCTCGATGAAGGAGATATTCTTATTGCAAGAACAGGAGGAACCATCGGGAAATCATTTCTTATTGATAAGGTTGTACAGACAGCTATATTTGCTTCATATTTGATACGTGTCACACTTTGTGATGCTGTCTCGCCTTTTTTTATAAAATATTTTTTAGGAAGTCAGCTTTATTGGAATCAACTTATGGCCGCCAGCATGGGCACAGGGCAGCCAAATGTTAATGGCACGGCATTGGCAAAGCTGTATCTTCCCCTTCCTCCGCTGGCCGAGCAGAAGCGTATTGTGGCCAAACTGGAAGAACTCCTGCCGGACGTGGAGGCTTACGGTCAGGCGCAGGAGGCGCTGGACGCGCTGGAGGCCGCCTTGCCGGAACGGCTGCGGAAATCCCTGTTGCAGGAGGCGATGCAGGGCCGCCTTGTGCCGCAGCACCCGGATGACGAACCTGCCGCCGTCCTGCTGGAACGTATCCGTGCCGAAAAGGCCCGCCTTGTGGCCGCAGGCAAAGTCAGGAAGCAGAAGCCCCTGCCGCCCGTGAGCGAGGCGGAAAAGCCCTTTGCCCTGCCCAACGGCTGGGAATGGGTGCGGCTGGGGGAGGTGGCTTTATACGGTTCCGGGAGAACCGTGAAAGAAGGAGAAGTCGTTTCAGGATGGCTTCTTGAGCTTGAAGATATTGAAAAAGATACGGGAAATATTTTAATAAGACGGCATATAGATGCTAAAAAACTCGGCAGTACAAAAAATATATTTAAAAAAGGGAATGTACTTTATAGCAAGTTGCGTCCAAATTTAAATAAGGCTGTCCTTGCAGACTGTGACGGATATTGCTCTTCGGAGATTATACCTATTGATTTTGGGAAAGATGTTTATCCTAATTTCGCTCATCTATTTTTATTATCTACATTTTTTGTTGAATATGCTACTAAAAAAGCCTATGGCGTAAAAATGCCTCGCTTGGGAACCGATGATGCGAAAAAAGCTCTCTTTCCCCTTCCTCCGCTGGCCGAGCAGAAGCGTATTGTGGCCAAACTGGAAGAACTCCTGCCCCTGTGCCGCGGGGAGGCACAAGACGCATGA
- a CDS encoding radical SAM protein, producing MEFTEPAMRPPQERHSLLLRATQGCTYNACHFCYVSRGYPFMAVTPDMLEQEVLASRGRFPAPTAVYLTGSNPFALPVSRLRDYLDVLRRHLPRLTRVSMQSRIADIAGKSDAELRDLCQQGLNYLYIGTENGNDQVLRLMNKGHTAAQAVGQLLRLDDAGIGYTTFYVLGMGGKGAGRISGEATARMFNSVHPQRITTTGMTIFPRTPLADMVQRGEFTEAPEREKMEELLVFLQNLAIDTVYDGIHYLNPLNYRFANRDTETKQRVLADIADILQSHTDAELDLMVSRHLMHSL from the coding sequence ATGGAATTCACAGAACCGGCCATGCGCCCGCCACAGGAACGGCATTCCCTCCTGCTGCGCGCCACCCAGGGCTGCACCTACAATGCCTGCCATTTCTGCTATGTTTCGCGCGGCTATCCCTTCATGGCCGTCACGCCCGACATGCTGGAACAGGAAGTGCTGGCCAGCAGGGGCCGTTTTCCCGCCCCTACGGCAGTCTACCTCACCGGCTCCAATCCCTTTGCCCTGCCGGTCTCGCGGCTGCGGGACTACCTTGACGTGCTGCGGCGGCATCTTCCCCGGCTGACGCGCGTGAGCATGCAGAGCCGCATTGCCGACATTGCGGGCAAGAGCGACGCAGAACTGCGCGACCTCTGCCAGCAGGGCCTGAACTACCTCTACATCGGCACGGAAAACGGCAATGACCAAGTGCTCAGGCTCATGAACAAGGGCCATACCGCTGCCCAGGCCGTGGGGCAGCTGCTCAGGCTGGACGATGCGGGCATAGGCTACACAACCTTTTACGTTCTGGGCATGGGCGGCAAGGGCGCCGGCCGCATCAGCGGCGAAGCCACGGCGCGCATGTTCAACAGCGTGCACCCGCAGCGCATCACCACCACGGGCATGACCATCTTTCCCCGTACCCCGCTGGCCGACATGGTGCAGCGCGGCGAGTTCACGGAAGCCCCGGAACGGGAAAAAATGGAAGAACTGCTGGTTTTTCTGCAAAATCTCGCCATCGACACGGTGTATGACGGCATTCACTACCTGAATCCGCTCAACTACCGCTTTGCCAACCGCGATACGGAAACAAAGCAGCGTGTGCTGGCAGATATTGCAGACATCCTGCAATCACATACGGACGCGGAACTGGACCTTATGGTCAGCCGCCATCTTATGCACTCCCTGTAG
- a CDS encoding LysR family transcriptional regulator, with product MDVRVLRYFLAVAREETISRAAEAVHVTQPTLSRQMMELEEELGKTLFLRGKRRISLTEEGMFFRRRAQEIVDLVDKTRAEFQAMDAHISGEVWIGGGETDAMRLLVRTARRLRASHPHIAYHLFSGNAEAVAERLDKGLVDFGVFIGATDLSKYDFLALPVTDVWGVLMRRDSPLAARRTIRPQDLRGLPLICSRQSLVRNELAGWMGDSCGTPDTVATYNLLYNASLMVEEGMGYALCLDRIIRTADDSLLCFRPLEPRLEVSLHVAWKKDQVFSRAAARFLQYLQEDLAAQLPPQA from the coding sequence ATGGATGTGCGTGTGTTGCGCTATTTTCTGGCCGTGGCGCGGGAGGAAACCATTTCCCGCGCGGCGGAGGCCGTGCATGTGACCCAGCCCACCCTTTCCCGGCAGATGATGGAGCTGGAAGAAGAGCTGGGCAAAACGCTTTTTCTGCGGGGCAAGCGGCGCATCTCCCTGACGGAGGAGGGCATGTTCTTTCGCCGGCGGGCACAGGAAATCGTGGACCTGGTGGACAAGACCAGGGCCGAATTCCAGGCCATGGACGCGCATATCAGCGGGGAGGTCTGGATCGGCGGCGGCGAAACCGATGCCATGCGCCTGCTGGTGCGCACGGCACGTCGCCTGCGGGCATCGCATCCCCACATTGCCTATCATCTGTTCAGCGGCAATGCGGAAGCGGTGGCGGAACGTCTGGACAAGGGGCTGGTGGATTTTGGCGTGTTCATCGGGGCCACGGATCTGTCAAAATACGATTTTCTGGCTCTGCCCGTCACGGATGTCTGGGGCGTGCTCATGCGCAGGGACAGTCCGCTGGCGGCACGCCGGACCATACGCCCGCAGGACCTGCGCGGCCTGCCGCTCATCTGTTCCCGGCAGAGCCTGGTCAGAAACGAGCTTGCCGGCTGGATGGGGGACAGCTGCGGCACGCCGGACACGGTGGCAACCTATAACCTGCTCTACAATGCCTCCCTGATGGTGGAAGAGGGCATGGGCTATGCCCTGTGCCTGGACAGGATCATCCGCACTGCCGACGACAGCCTGCTGTGCTTCCGGCCGCTGGAACCCCGGCTGGAAGTCAGCCTGCATGTGGCCTGGAAGAAGGATCAGGTGTTTTCCCGGGCGGCTGCCCGCTTTCTGCAATACCTTCAGGAGGACCTGGCGGCACAGCTCCCGCCGCAGGCATGA
- a CDS encoding NAD(P)H-dependent oxidoreductase has translation MSKNILILNGSPRLHGNTAMLCQAFTKGAESAGHTVTRFDLQKLDIHGCLGCVQGGRDVNSPCVQKDGMTAIYPVYRAADVVVLASPMYYWGLSGQLKTAFDRLFAVAECHAGYANPRKECALIMAAEGNTPDNWKPVLDYYHALLGFLEWKDLGQVLAGGVFEAGAVAGQPVLEEAFRFGASL, from the coding sequence ATGAGCAAGAACATCCTTATTCTCAATGGAAGTCCCCGCCTGCACGGCAATACGGCCATGCTGTGCCAGGCTTTTACCAAGGGCGCGGAAAGCGCCGGCCACACGGTGACCCGCTTTGACCTGCAAAAGCTGGACATTCACGGCTGTCTTGGCTGCGTGCAGGGGGGCCGCGACGTGAACAGCCCCTGCGTGCAGAAAGACGGCATGACAGCCATCTATCCCGTCTACCGCGCGGCGGACGTGGTGGTGCTGGCATCGCCCATGTATTACTGGGGACTGTCCGGCCAGCTGAAAACCGCCTTTGACCGTCTGTTTGCCGTGGCGGAATGCCATGCCGGCTATGCCAATCCCCGCAAGGAATGCGCGCTCATCATGGCCGCGGAAGGCAACACCCCGGACAACTGGAAGCCCGTGCTGGACTATTATCATGCGCTTCTCGGCTTCCTGGAATGGAAGGACCTGGGGCAGGTGCTGGCCGGCGGCGTTTTTGAAGCGGGCGCCGTGGCCGGACAGCCCGTGCTTGAGGAAGCCTTCCGCTTCGGGGCTTCGCTGTAG
- a CDS encoding SDR family NAD(P)-dependent oxidoreductase encodes MLKDKVAIITGASYGMGQSMAELFAEEGAAVVLTARGKDKLDAVVDGIRARGGRAMGVVADVCSTEDTRRVFAETLKAYGDLDILINNAGIGEQKLIDETDDEWMSYVMNTNLGGPMRYIREALKIFLPKNEGVIINVSSVNGTRPFCGATYTSTKGALNTLTKNVAMRLVNTNIRCNAIAPGATRTPAHLANKKGEQPGGAKMLEYSGHYVYFPGPECDPMDQAYACLYLASKMGRAVRGQVLQVCNGAFL; translated from the coding sequence ATGTTGAAGGATAAGGTTGCCATCATCACGGGGGCCAGTTACGGCATGGGTCAGTCCATGGCGGAACTGTTTGCGGAAGAGGGGGCCGCCGTGGTGCTGACGGCCCGCGGCAAGGACAAGCTGGACGCCGTGGTGGACGGCATCCGGGCCAGGGGCGGCCGGGCCATGGGCGTGGTGGCCGATGTGTGCTCCACGGAAGACACCCGGCGGGTTTTTGCCGAAACCCTCAAGGCGTACGGCGACCTGGACATCCTCATCAACAATGCGGGCATCGGCGAACAGAAGCTCATTGACGAAACGGATGACGAATGGATGAGCTATGTGATGAATACCAATCTGGGCGGCCCCATGCGCTACATCCGCGAAGCCCTGAAAATCTTTCTGCCCAAGAACGAGGGCGTGATCATCAACGTGTCCTCCGTCAACGGCACGCGCCCCTTCTGCGGGGCCACCTATACGTCCACCAAGGGCGCGTTGAACACCCTGACCAAAAACGTAGCCATGCGCCTGGTGAACACCAATATCCGCTGCAATGCCATTGCCCCCGGCGCCACCCGGACGCCGGCCCACCTGGCCAACAAAAAGGGCGAACAGCCCGGCGGCGCCAAGATGCTGGAATACAGCGGCCACTATGTCTATTTTCCCGGTCCGGAATGCGATCCCATGGACCAGGCGTATGCCTGCCTGTATCTTGCCAGCAAGATGGGCCGCGCCGTGCGGGGCCAGGTATTGCAGGTGTGCAACGGCGCTTTCCTGTAG